The genome window AGCGCACCCAGCCGCCGTCGCGGTGGAGGTAGCGGTAGTGCGCCGTCGTCTCGTCGAGGCCCTGGTAGAGCGCGGTCAGCCGGCGACGCGTCTCGCGCTCGTCCTCGGGGTGCAGCAGCTCGTAGGCGCGGCGGCCGACCAGCTCGCCGGGCGTCCAGCCGGTGACGCGCGTGACCGACTCGCTCACCCACGCGAAGCGCCCCCTGCCGTCGAAGGTGGCGAGGACGTCGCCGGCGTGGTCGGTGACGTCGCGGCGCAGGCCGAGCGACGCGGTGACCGCGTCCAGCGCCCGGCGCTCCGAGGCGACCTCGCGCACCAGCGCCACGGCACCGAGCACGCCGCCGTCCTCACCGCGCACCGGGCTGTAGCTCGTCTCGTGCGCCACGCCGTCCTCGCCCCAGCAGCCGTCGTCGTAGGTCTCGGCGCCGCTCAAGGCCCAGGCCAGCCGGCGGGTCACCTGCACCAGCAGGCGGGCGGGGAGCACGTCGGCGACCGGCCTCCCGACCGCCCGCTCCCGCGTGAGCCCCGCGCGCGCGAGCGCAGCCCCGGCGACCGCGTGCACCCGCAGGTCGGCGTCGACGACGAGAAGGCTGGTGCGCGGCATCGAGGCGACCGCGCGCATCCCGAGCGCACCGAGCGACGGCACGTGGAACCCGTCGTCGGAGGCGGCTCGGGATCGTTGCACGTAGCAATACTCAGGCAGGGCGGCTCGCCGCGGTGCCGGAGCCCGCAGATCGCCCGCCGATGGCGGACGACTGGTGACGTCGCTCCGCCCGGTGCTCACGCTGCGTAACAGCCGGGGCGTCGCGCTCCGGGCGCTCCGCGATGTGTACGCTTGTACGCATGGCGCCGTCGATGCGCGAGCGGATGCTCGCCGGAGACCTCTACCTGGCCGACGACCCCGAGCTCGCCGAGCAGAGCAACCGCGCCCAGGACCTGGTGGCCGCCTACAACGCCACCGGCCCGCGCCAAGCCGCGCTGCGGCGCGCCCTGCTCGAGCAGCTGCTCGGCTCGGTCGGCGAGGGCACCGAGCTGCGGCCCCCGGTCTTCGTCGACTACGGCAGCCACCTGCGCGTGGGAGCCCGATGCTTCGCGAACTTCGGGCTCGTCGCCCTCGACGTCGCGCCGATCACCATCGGCGACGACGTGCAGATCGGCCCGAACGTCCAGCTGCTGACCCCGACCCACCCGGTCGAGCCCGAGCCGCGCCGGCAGAAGTGGGAGGCCGCCCGGCCGATCACCCTCGGCGACAACGTCTGGCTCGGCGGTGGCGTCATCGTGTGCCCCGGGGTGACGATCGGCGCCAACACCGTCGTGGGAGCCGGTGCCGTCGTCACCCGCGACCTGCCCGCGGACGTCGTCGCCGTCGGGAACCCCGCCCGAGTCGTACGCAGCCTCGTCCCGTGACCGCGGGCACCGCCCGCGCACCGCGGGGACGCAGGTTCGACCCCGGCCGCAAGGACCGCATCGTCGAGGCGACGGTCGCGGTGATCGCGAGGCACGGCGTCGCGGGCACCACGCACCGGCTCATCGCGGCGGAGGCCGACGTGCCCCTCGGCTCGCTGACCTACCACTTCGCGAGCCTCGACGACCTGCGCGCCCAGGCGTTCGAGCACCACGCCCGGGCGATGTCGGTCGTCTATGCCCGCCACTTCGACGGCGTCTCGACGCACGAGCAGCTGGTCGACGCCGTCACCGACCTGGTCGACCACGACGCCGGCGCCGATACCGAGGAGTGGGCCGTCGCCTACGAGCTCTACCTCGCCGCGCTGAGGGACCCGGCGCTGCGCCGGATCACCGAGGCGTGGATGCGCACGAGCCGCGCTGTCCTCGAGCGCTACGTCGACCCCTCGACCGCCCGCGGCGTCGACGCCCTGATCGAGGGCTACGTGCTGCACGCCATGCTCTCCACCTCTCCCCCGAGCCGCTCCGACATCCGGGCCGCAGTGGCCCGGGCACTCTCACCCGCACCGCAGACCTCCGAGGACCACGCATGACCACGACGACCGACCGCCCGAGCGCCGCGCGGGTCAGCAGCGCGGTGATGGCGACCTACGCCGCCTTCATCGGCTCGGGCTTCGGCTTCGCGAGCTGGGCCTCCCGCATCCCCCAGGTGCGCGACGAGCTCGACCTGAGCCCGTCGTCCCTGGGCCTGGTGCTGCTCGCGATCGCCGCCGGCTCGATCATCGCGCTGCCGCTCTCGGGGCGCTTCGTCGCGCGCTACGGCTCACGGCTGACCGTCACGGTGATGGCCGTGCTGCTCGCGGCGGGTATCGAGGTCGTGGCGCTCGGCTACCTCTCAGGCGTCGTCCCCGTCGTCATCGGGCTCTTCATGCTGGGCTTCGGCAACGGCGCCTGGGACGTGGCGATGAACGTGCAGGGCGCCCTGGTCGAGCGCCACCTCGGCCGCTCGATCATGTCGCGCTTCCACGCCGGCTTCAGCCTCGGCACGGTCGCGGGCGCGCTGCTCGGAGCGCTCGCGATCGCCCTGCACGTGCCGGTCACCGCGCACCTGAGCGTGGTGGCCGTCGTCATCGGCGTCGCGGTCCCGCTGTCGGTGCGCCAGTTCATCTCCGACCACGGCGCCCACGAGGCCGAGGAGCACGAGCGCCGCGCGGTCGGCGGCGTGCCGGCATGGCGGGAGCCGCGTACGTTGCTCATCGGCCTGTTCGTCCTCGCCTTCGCCTTCGCCGAGGGCACCGGCAACGACTGGATCAGCGTCGCGGTGATCGACGGCTACGACGCGCCGGCCGCGGTGGGCACGCTTGCCTTCGCGGTGTTCCTGACCGCCATGACCGCCGGGCGCTGGGTGGGGCCGGGGATGCTGGACCGCTACGGACGTGTGCCGGTGGTGCGGGCTCTGACCCTGCTCGGCCTGGTGGGCCTGCTGCTGTTCGTCTTCGGGCCGACCTCGGCGGTCGCCTTCGTCGGCGCCGTGCTCTGGGGCCTGGGCGCCTCGCTCGGCTTCCCGGTCGGCATGAGCGCGGCCGCCGACGACCCCGCGCGGGCGGCCAGCCGGGTGAGCGCCGTCGCCTCGATCGCCTACTGCGCGTTCCTCGCCGGCCCGCCGCTCATCGGCTTCCTCGGCCAGCACTCCACCGTGCTGCACGGCCTGCTCGCCGTCGCCGCGCTGCTGGCCCTCGCGGCACTCGTGGCCGGCTCGGTCGCGCCGCTCGAGGCGGCAACGACCGCCCAGCGGTCCGAGGACGCCTAGTCCCTCGCAGGCCGGCTCGGTCCGCTGGTCGGGACGCCCGTGCAGACTGCGGCCATGCAGCGCACGAGCGTGTGGATCGTCAGGAGCGAGGAGCGCGACGCGCCCGAGGTCGTCCTCGGCGTGCTGGCGAGCGAGCGCGACGCCGCAGCGCTGGTGGCCAGGGTCGCGGCCGACTTCCCCGACGGGTCGCTGGTCTACGGCGAGTACCCCGTGGGCTGGACCTTCGACGGCGGCGCGCGCCGCCACGGCGGGGCGTAGGCCGGCCGAGCGCTAGTCCTGCCAGCCGATCGCGCGGGGCGCGTGCCAGTCCCAGCGCACGCCGGCCATCCGCAGCGAGAAGCAGGCGAGCGCGGCGACGACGGCGGCCGGCGCGCTCCAGACGCCGAGCTGGTCGGCGACGACGGTGATCGTGGCGCCCAGCAGCGCGGGCACGGCGTAGAGACCCGTGGTGAGGATGGTGGGCACGCGCGCGATGAACATGTCGCGCAGCGTGCCGCCGCCGACCCCGGTGATGCCCCCGAGGATCACCGCCTGCAGCGGGCCGAGCCCGAACTCCAGCGCCTTGCTGGCCCCGGTGACGGCGAACAGCCCCAGCCCGGCCGCGTCGAGGACCGTCATGGCCGAGGCCAGCCGCTCCAGACGCCAGGTGAAGGCGACGAGCCCGCCCGACGCGGCGACGAGCAGGTAGCGGTAGTCGCTGAACGTCGCCGGCGGCAGGTCGCCGAGCAGGATGTCGCGGACGATGCCGCCGCCGAGCGCCGTGATCATCCCCAGCGTGATGACGCCGAAGAGGTCGAGC of Motilibacter peucedani contains these proteins:
- a CDS encoding sugar O-acetyltransferase, which produces MAPSMRERMLAGDLYLADDPELAEQSNRAQDLVAAYNATGPRQAALRRALLEQLLGSVGEGTELRPPVFVDYGSHLRVGARCFANFGLVALDVAPITIGDDVQIGPNVQLLTPTHPVEPEPRRQKWEAARPITLGDNVWLGGGVIVCPGVTIGANTVVGAGAVVTRDLPADVVAVGNPARVVRSLVP
- a CDS encoding TetR/AcrR family transcriptional regulator, with translation MTAGTARAPRGRRFDPGRKDRIVEATVAVIARHGVAGTTHRLIAAEADVPLGSLTYHFASLDDLRAQAFEHHARAMSVVYARHFDGVSTHEQLVDAVTDLVDHDAGADTEEWAVAYELYLAALRDPALRRITEAWMRTSRAVLERYVDPSTARGVDALIEGYVLHAMLSTSPPSRSDIRAAVARALSPAPQTSEDHA
- a CDS encoding MFS transporter — encoded protein: MTTTTDRPSAARVSSAVMATYAAFIGSGFGFASWASRIPQVRDELDLSPSSLGLVLLAIAAGSIIALPLSGRFVARYGSRLTVTVMAVLLAAGIEVVALGYLSGVVPVVIGLFMLGFGNGAWDVAMNVQGALVERHLGRSIMSRFHAGFSLGTVAGALLGALAIALHVPVTAHLSVVAVVIGVAVPLSVRQFISDHGAHEAEEHERRAVGGVPAWREPRTLLIGLFVLAFAFAEGTGNDWISVAVIDGYDAPAAVGTLAFAVFLTAMTAGRWVGPGMLDRYGRVPVVRALTLLGLVGLLLFVFGPTSAVAFVGAVLWGLGASLGFPVGMSAAADDPARAASRVSAVASIAYCAFLAGPPLIGFLGQHSTVLHGLLAVAALLALAALVAGSVAPLEAATTAQRSEDA
- a CDS encoding trimeric intracellular cation channel family protein, which translates into the protein MSLLLALDLVGVFAFAVDGALTAVRAARLDLFGVITLGMITALGGGIVRDILLGDLPPATFSDYRYLLVAASGGLVAFTWRLERLASAMTVLDAAGLGLFAVTGASKALEFGLGPLQAVILGGITGVGGGTLRDMFIARVPTILTTGLYAVPALLGATITVVADQLGVWSAPAAVVAALACFSLRMAGVRWDWHAPRAIGWQD